In the genome of Coraliomargarita algicola, one region contains:
- a CDS encoding PEP-CTERM sorting domain-containing protein produces the protein MADSVAGTGLGQLFLKSDYSVDEWSGLTQIEVSFDWSTLVAGDTIEYALAGWVNDGSGVNTFGLANGTIISASTHYGTGTSLLASSLVEVGSGASEGDTFSATIDFATIAGVTELADFDAFGIMFFSTVGSGGQVTVDNVTLTAIPEPGSYALLAGLTCLASVLIRRRH, from the coding sequence GTGGCTGATTCGGTAGCGGGCACTGGTCTTGGGCAATTGTTTTTAAAGAGTGACTACTCCGTTGATGAGTGGTCTGGACTGACTCAGATCGAAGTTAGTTTTGATTGGAGTACATTGGTCGCTGGAGACACGATTGAGTATGCTTTAGCTGGTTGGGTGAATGATGGATCAGGCGTGAATACATTTGGATTGGCCAATGGTACTATCATTTCTGCAAGCACTCATTACGGCACTGGCACTTCTTTATTGGCATCAAGTTTAGTCGAGGTTGGCAGCGGTGCTTCTGAAGGCGATACGTTTTCGGCGACGATCGATTTTGCAACGATTGCAGGGGTTACGGAGTTGGCAGATTTTGATGCCTTCGGTATCATGTTTTTTAGCACAGTCGGCAGCGGTGGTCAGGTCACCGTTGATAATGTTACTCTGACTGCGATTCCAGAGCCTGGCAGCTATGCATTGCTCGCAGGTTTAACTTGTTTGGCATCTGTGTTGATCCGTCGTCGTCACTAA
- a CDS encoding glycosyl hydrolase family 95 catalytic domain-containing protein produces the protein MKNLSPLFRLFLVISLLVPSLLKAESTVDYATFLARHDMIWDRIPTRWEVAPYTGNGNVGFLFYQAAGDAKNVISIHVGRHDYYDHRLPHEGNEMLWIYRSRLPLGHFELESRGEILDVDLRLNLWNAQMVGTIHTTQGSYYVRGLSHAETDVIYFETVAAGDESIQISWHPDAPIAPVRQTLEAGGGPKGGSWDRMRTAPYEMPPAATVSESDGMQFCFQPLYQNRGETTTGWEIQGAADGKQVMLASVHHSFPENNSMEVVRQNLLGARDLLSEGKFFETHAQWWHAYYPQSFLTLNDAEKESFYWIQMYKLGSAMRENGPILDLMGPWYHKTFWPMVWGDLNVQLQYWTHLTANRMSIGESLANNLDKYAANLTKNVPERWEDSAAIAACFPQDLQAYDNGKVPDMLAWVLHNYWLHCEYAGDRERMRDGLFPLLRQTVNSYRNFIRERPVESDDGKIHISLSWSPEYPGGHGQDINFTIALLRWSCETLLAINEEHNLNDPLAAEWQHIVDHLVGWQIDENGLRIGKDIAFEKPHRHYSHLLGFYPLALITPENEADAKMLRTTLDHWLDVSINGVQKDHAMPVTGYTATGAASMYATLGDAEQAYHYLNFLIHHQNVSSTTMYAEGNPVIESPLSFATALHDMLLQSWGGKIRVFPGTPERWADVAFEDFRTQGAFLVSAKKKAGETQFVRVKSLIGAPCVLHVDFPNPQFAINGRIADPSKVQALEGGFYAIDLKQGEVATLTPVALSQADLTIEPIPVSQADENLFGLSEKTLRLPGHQFYYPEKRATASAPKAASVAAPVQSDRKSYSFAPTRGRYVRIELPGEQRILSLTEVEVVNGETNLALNRSTQQSSNLYGGVSARAVDGNFDGDFGKGSVTHTEESANPWWEVDLGKMEYIEKIRITNRKALGERLDGFTLKILDDRKQPVYTLEDISAKPVISFE, from the coding sequence ATGAAGAACCTTTCCCCATTATTTCGTCTCTTTCTCGTGATCAGTCTACTTGTCCCTAGTTTGCTCAAGGCCGAATCCACCGTCGATTATGCCACATTTTTGGCGCGGCATGATATGATCTGGGACCGGATTCCCACACGCTGGGAGGTGGCACCTTACACGGGTAACGGCAATGTGGGCTTCCTTTTTTATCAAGCCGCAGGGGACGCGAAGAATGTGATCTCGATTCACGTGGGGCGTCATGATTATTACGATCACCGCTTGCCACATGAGGGCAATGAAATGCTGTGGATTTACCGCAGTCGTTTGCCCTTGGGGCATTTTGAGCTGGAGTCGCGAGGGGAGATTCTCGACGTAGACCTGCGCTTGAATTTGTGGAATGCGCAGATGGTGGGCACGATTCATACCACGCAGGGCTCTTATTACGTGCGGGGGCTCAGTCATGCGGAAACGGACGTGATCTACTTTGAAACCGTCGCGGCGGGGGATGAATCGATTCAAATTTCATGGCATCCGGACGCACCGATTGCGCCGGTGCGCCAAACATTGGAAGCGGGCGGTGGCCCCAAAGGTGGTAGTTGGGATCGTATGCGGACCGCACCCTACGAAATGCCGCCTGCGGCGACTGTGAGTGAGTCGGATGGTATGCAGTTTTGTTTTCAGCCGCTCTATCAGAATCGTGGTGAGACCACCACTGGTTGGGAGATTCAGGGAGCCGCGGATGGCAAGCAAGTAATGCTCGCGAGTGTGCATCACAGTTTTCCTGAAAACAATAGCATGGAGGTGGTGCGGCAGAATCTCTTGGGCGCGCGAGATTTGCTGAGTGAGGGCAAATTCTTTGAGACGCATGCGCAATGGTGGCATGCGTATTATCCGCAAAGTTTCCTGACGCTCAATGATGCCGAGAAGGAATCCTTTTATTGGATACAAATGTATAAGCTGGGCTCTGCCATGCGGGAGAACGGACCGATTCTGGATTTGATGGGGCCATGGTATCACAAGACCTTTTGGCCGATGGTGTGGGGTGACTTGAATGTGCAGCTCCAGTATTGGACGCATTTGACGGCGAACCGGATGTCGATCGGAGAATCGCTGGCTAATAACTTGGACAAGTATGCGGCAAATCTCACCAAGAATGTGCCTGAGCGCTGGGAAGACAGCGCAGCCATCGCGGCATGTTTTCCGCAGGATTTACAGGCCTATGATAATGGCAAGGTGCCGGACATGTTGGCCTGGGTGCTGCATAACTATTGGCTGCACTGCGAGTATGCGGGCGACCGCGAGCGGATGCGTGACGGCTTGTTTCCATTGCTGCGGCAGACGGTGAATAGCTACCGCAACTTCATCCGAGAGCGTCCCGTTGAGAGTGACGACGGCAAGATTCATATCTCGCTCAGTTGGTCGCCGGAGTATCCGGGCGGACACGGGCAGGATATCAATTTCACCATCGCGCTCTTGCGTTGGAGTTGTGAGACCCTGCTGGCGATCAATGAGGAGCATAATTTGAATGATCCGCTGGCGGCCGAGTGGCAACATATCGTCGATCATCTCGTCGGCTGGCAGATCGACGAAAATGGCCTGCGCATAGGCAAGGACATCGCCTTTGAAAAGCCGCATCGTCACTATTCGCACTTATTGGGCTTTTATCCGCTGGCTCTGATTACTCCTGAGAATGAAGCCGACGCAAAGATGCTGCGCACGACACTGGATCACTGGTTGGATGTCAGCATCAATGGTGTGCAAAAAGATCATGCCATGCCAGTGACGGGCTACACGGCCACGGGTGCTGCTTCGATGTATGCCACCTTGGGCGATGCCGAGCAGGCCTACCACTATCTCAACTTTTTGATTCATCATCAGAATGTTTCCTCCACGACCATGTATGCGGAAGGCAATCCTGTGATCGAGAGTCCCTTGTCCTTTGCCACGGCCTTGCACGATATGCTGCTGCAAAGTTGGGGCGGTAAGATCCGGGTCTTCCCGGGCACGCCCGAGCGCTGGGCCGATGTGGCATTTGAAGATTTTCGCACGCAAGGCGCCTTTCTGGTGAGTGCCAAAAAGAAGGCCGGCGAGACCCAGTTTGTCCGGGTTAAAAGTTTAATCGGCGCGCCCTGTGTCCTACACGTCGATTTTCCGAATCCACAGTTCGCCATCAATGGTCGTATCGCCGATCCTTCCAAAGTGCAGGCACTGGAAGGGGGCTTTTACGCGATCGATTTGAAGCAGGGCGAAGTCGCGACTTTGACCCCCGTTGCTTTATCGCAGGCTGATCTGACGATTGAGCCGATCCCTGTCAGTCAGGCGGATGAAAACCTGTTTGGCTTGAGTGAGAAAACCCTGCGCCTTCCCGGACACCAGTTTTATTATCCAGAGAAACGCGCGACTGCTTCGGCACCTAAGGCTGCATCGGTCGCGGCGCCAGTCCAGTCGGATCGGAAATCGTATAGTTTCGCGCCCACCCGTGGACGCTATGTGCGTATCGAGCTACCAGGTGAGCAGCGCATCTTGTCGTTGACCGAAGTCGAGGTCGTCAATGGAGAAACAAATCTGGCGCTCAATCGCAGCACTCAGCAGTCGAGCAATCTGTATGGTGGGGTATCCGCACGCGCTGTGGATGGCAATTTCGATGGTGACTTTGGCAAAGGATCGGTGACGCATACTGAAGAGTCGGCCAATCCATGGTGGGAAGTGGATCTCGGAAAAATGGAGTATATCGAAAAGATTCGAATCACCAATCGCAAGGCCTTGGGCGAGCGCTTGGATGGCTTCACTTTGAAAATCTTAGATGATCGCAAACAGCCTGTTTACACGCTGGAGGACATCTCCGCTAAGCCTGTCATCTCCTTTGAATAG
- a CDS encoding sulfatase/phosphatase domain-containing protein codes for MPLIVYSPFLDESQRGGERSELVIGQDIPATLLEMCGLEVPSTYQGASMLPLMEGKSVDWRQEIFLENLFTDQGYARQDGVRGERYKYIRYYSKDDDRKAYLPDGIPGEQPIYEELFDLKSDPKEQRNLVSNPEYASVLNAYRQRCLELDAELSPR; via the coding sequence GTGCCACTCATTGTTTATTCACCCTTCCTGGATGAAAGTCAGCGCGGCGGTGAACGTTCCGAGCTTGTGATCGGCCAAGACATACCCGCAACTTTGCTGGAGATGTGCGGGCTTGAAGTGCCCTCAACCTACCAAGGTGCGAGCATGCTGCCCTTAATGGAGGGGAAGTCCGTCGACTGGCGTCAGGAGATTTTCCTCGAAAACCTCTTCACTGACCAAGGCTATGCGCGTCAGGACGGCGTGCGCGGCGAGCGCTATAAATACATTCGTTATTATAGTAAAGATGACGATCGCAAGGCCTACTTGCCCGATGGTATCCCCGGTGAACAGCCCATCTACGAAGAACTCTTCGATCTTAAGTCCGACCCAAAGGAACAACGTAATTTAGTTAGTAACCCGGAGTATGCATCAGTCTTGAATGCCTATCGTCAGCGTTGTCTGGAACTGGATGCAGAGTTGTCGCCACGCTAA
- a CDS encoding prepilin-type N-terminal cleavage/methylation domain-containing protein: MRLKQISMVPSCLRKGTAAFTLIELLAVLAVIGILAAILIPAIGNVRERAQETKCSSNLRQLALASVAYASDHKGNFPSLYSDVPGEIVWIDQIAPYVGGEDQKRIIEVINCPSADYFMEFNGARAATYSYGWNPLLIPDSRADDEGNVAPPTKLLNVQRPNETILLAETTQPDNRKGWGKDYFISVGEGIYNPTTAETLLSDSAYTGFSARHGDRGNAAFVDGHVESFAIGEMKQKHVYLED, encoded by the coding sequence ATGAGATTAAAACAAATTTCCATGGTGCCTAGTTGCCTCCGCAAAGGGACAGCCGCATTTACATTAATTGAGCTACTTGCGGTGCTTGCTGTCATTGGTATTCTTGCCGCAATCTTGATCCCCGCCATTGGAAATGTGCGTGAGCGGGCGCAGGAAACGAAATGTTCGAGTAATTTACGGCAGTTGGCGCTGGCTTCTGTTGCCTACGCGTCGGATCACAAAGGAAACTTTCCTAGTCTTTATTCCGATGTTCCTGGTGAAATTGTTTGGATTGATCAAATTGCGCCTTATGTCGGTGGGGAAGATCAGAAGCGAATCATTGAGGTCATTAATTGCCCGTCAGCAGATTATTTCATGGAGTTTAATGGGGCACGTGCCGCGACGTATTCCTATGGATGGAACCCTCTATTGATTCCCGATAGCCGCGCAGATGATGAGGGCAATGTCGCTCCGCCGACTAAATTATTAAATGTTCAGCGTCCCAATGAGACCATTCTGCTGGCAGAGACGACGCAGCCAGATAATAGAAAGGGATGGGGGAAGGATTATTTTATTTCGGTTGGAGAAGGAATCTATAACCCAACAACTGCGGAAACTCTATTGTCAGATTCAGCCTATACTGGCTTTAGCGCCAGGCATGGGGATCGTGGAAACGCGGCTTTTGTAGATGGGCACGTGGAGTCATTCGCGATCGGTGAGATGAAGCAAAAACACGTCTATTTGGAGGATTAA
- a CDS encoding sialate O-acetylesterase: MTFVWMQGERDAKEAHGDVYAQSLRGLLQQLANDLGRQDIHVVIGRLSDYDLTNEKFPHWTMVREALIEVAESVAHGTWVDTDDLNDGVNQDGQIIENDLHYSVEGYEVFGRRLAEAAIRLIRTAN; encoded by the coding sequence GTGACCTTTGTCTGGATGCAAGGGGAACGCGATGCAAAGGAGGCGCATGGCGATGTTTATGCTCAGAGCCTACGCGGACTGCTGCAACAGCTGGCGAACGATTTAGGCCGGCAGGATATTCATGTCGTGATTGGGCGTTTGAGTGACTATGATCTAACAAATGAGAAGTTTCCACACTGGACGATGGTACGAGAAGCTTTGATTGAGGTTGCTGAATCAGTAGCGCATGGCACTTGGGTCGATACCGACGATCTCAATGACGGGGTGAATCAGGATGGGCAAATAATTGAGAATGACCTGCATTACTCCGTCGAGGGCTATGAAGTCTTCGGACGACGTCTTGCCGAAGCAGCCATCCGCTTGATTCGGACAGCTAATTAA
- a CDS encoding 2-oxoglutarate dehydrogenase E1 component: protein MNHSTIANRWNADLIDENYDLWRTSPEKLDAEWRAFFEGFELASEELSDPSATSTGTDIANVSPTQADSDATRQARAIGLIYAYRSIGHTIAAFNPLTKEAPTNPRLTLERLGFEESDLERVFHTGNYLGGTEMTLRELIERLEKTYCHTIGAEYIHIQETPKRRWIQARIEPECFIPRFTKEEKHRILSTIMQAEDFENFLQTRYVGQKRFSLEGGETLIACLESVLERCSKNGVDEIVMGMAHRGRLNVLANFLGKSFDYIFREFSENYVPDTIYGDGDVKYHLGFETSRKTTDGHEVEIRLAANPSHLEAVNPVVEGKARARQRIREDLDRKRVLPILIHGDAAIAGQGIVAEVFNFSQLKGYRTGGTIHFVINNQIGFTTDPSEARSSRYCTDVAKIVEAPIFHVNGNDPLAVVAAVEAAFDYRQTFGCDVVIDMYCWRKHGHNEADEPAFTQPILYKTISEMPLIGRAFAQRLIASGEFTEEEVKAIETDYHKKLEVAFETAKAREDESIDPFAESNAKKQPPYNFKGFDTRVPKEQLEMIAEQLANVPEGFHANKKIVRQLNTKLKAFKENTGIDWGMGEALAFGSLLIDGTPVRLSGQDCERGTFSHRHSVLYDNQTRERYVPLLDLQEGQAQFCVHNSLLSEAAVLGFDYGYSLDYPQMLCIWEAQFGDFVNGAQVIIDQFITCSESKWGRLSGLVMLLPHGYEGQGPEHSSARLERFLQACAENNIQVCNVTTPAQYFHLLRRQMKREFKKPLIIMSPKSLLRHKDCVSRVENFTDNEFWSILDDETVSRKTAKRIIFCSGKVSYDLTSHRQEHKIKDTAIIRIEQLYPLNTDLLERIAANYPKAKSFVWCQEEPKNMGAWSFIAPRLMESIGQLPIYAGRKESASPAVGSLAMHRHEQKKLIEKAFSL, encoded by the coding sequence ATGAATCACTCAACTATCGCGAATCGCTGGAATGCCGATTTGATCGACGAAAACTACGACCTTTGGCGCACGAGCCCTGAAAAACTCGACGCTGAATGGCGTGCCTTTTTTGAAGGTTTCGAGCTCGCCAGTGAGGAACTATCCGATCCATCCGCCACCTCAACCGGCACTGACATTGCCAATGTCAGTCCCACACAAGCGGACAGTGATGCCACACGGCAAGCACGCGCGATTGGCCTAATTTACGCGTACCGCTCCATCGGCCACACCATCGCAGCCTTCAATCCGCTGACGAAGGAAGCTCCCACCAATCCGCGTCTGACTTTAGAGCGGCTCGGTTTTGAAGAGTCCGACTTGGAGCGTGTATTCCACACGGGCAACTACCTAGGCGGCACAGAGATGACGCTGCGCGAGCTCATCGAACGATTGGAAAAGACTTACTGTCACACCATCGGCGCGGAGTATATTCACATTCAAGAGACGCCCAAGCGCCGTTGGATTCAGGCTCGTATCGAGCCCGAGTGTTTCATCCCCCGCTTCACAAAAGAAGAGAAGCACCGGATCCTGAGTACCATCATGCAGGCCGAGGACTTCGAGAACTTTCTGCAGACACGCTATGTCGGTCAGAAGCGATTCTCACTTGAAGGCGGCGAAACACTGATAGCCTGCCTGGAAAGCGTGCTTGAGCGCTGCAGCAAGAACGGTGTCGACGAAATCGTCATGGGCATGGCCCACCGCGGCCGTCTCAATGTATTGGCCAATTTCCTGGGCAAATCCTTCGACTACATCTTTCGCGAGTTCTCAGAGAACTATGTGCCCGACACCATTTACGGCGACGGTGATGTCAAATATCACTTGGGCTTTGAAACCAGTCGTAAGACAACGGATGGCCATGAGGTCGAGATACGCTTGGCAGCCAACCCCAGCCACTTGGAGGCGGTCAATCCCGTCGTCGAAGGTAAAGCACGGGCGCGTCAACGCATTCGCGAGGACCTCGATCGCAAGCGTGTATTGCCTATTCTCATTCACGGTGACGCGGCCATCGCAGGTCAAGGCATCGTAGCCGAAGTCTTTAACTTCTCACAGCTGAAGGGCTACCGCACGGGCGGCACGATTCACTTTGTAATCAACAATCAGATCGGCTTCACCACCGATCCTTCAGAGGCGCGCTCCAGCCGCTACTGCACTGACGTGGCCAAAATCGTGGAAGCCCCCATCTTCCACGTCAATGGCAACGATCCGCTGGCCGTCGTCGCAGCAGTGGAGGCCGCCTTCGACTACCGACAGACCTTTGGCTGTGATGTAGTGATCGACATGTATTGCTGGCGCAAACACGGCCACAACGAGGCCGACGAACCCGCCTTCACGCAGCCAATTTTGTATAAGACCATTTCGGAAATGCCTCTCATCGGTCGCGCCTTTGCGCAGCGCCTGATTGCCAGCGGCGAATTTACCGAAGAAGAGGTCAAGGCAATCGAGACGGATTACCACAAGAAGCTTGAAGTCGCCTTCGAAACCGCCAAGGCCCGTGAAGATGAATCGATCGATCCTTTTGCGGAATCCAATGCGAAAAAGCAGCCCCCTTACAACTTCAAGGGCTTCGACACCCGCGTGCCCAAGGAGCAACTGGAAATGATCGCGGAACAACTCGCAAATGTGCCCGAAGGCTTTCATGCGAACAAGAAAATCGTCCGCCAACTCAATACGAAACTCAAAGCGTTCAAAGAAAATACCGGTATCGACTGGGGCATGGGCGAAGCCTTGGCCTTTGGTAGTTTGCTCATCGACGGCACGCCCGTTCGACTGAGCGGGCAAGACTGCGAGCGTGGCACCTTTAGCCACCGACACTCGGTCCTTTACGACAATCAGACACGTGAAAGATACGTGCCGCTACTTGACCTACAGGAAGGCCAAGCGCAATTTTGCGTGCACAATTCGCTGCTTTCCGAAGCGGCCGTGCTCGGCTTCGATTATGGCTACTCGCTCGATTACCCTCAAATGCTCTGCATCTGGGAAGCTCAGTTCGGCGACTTTGTGAATGGCGCTCAGGTGATCATCGACCAATTTATAACTTGCAGCGAGTCCAAGTGGGGACGCTTAAGTGGTCTGGTCATGCTACTCCCCCACGGCTACGAAGGGCAAGGCCCCGAGCACTCTTCGGCACGCCTCGAACGCTTCCTGCAAGCTTGTGCGGAAAACAATATTCAAGTCTGCAATGTGACCACGCCTGCACAGTATTTCCACCTGCTGCGTCGACAAATGAAACGTGAGTTCAAAAAGCCACTGATCATCATGTCGCCTAAGAGCTTACTACGTCACAAAGACTGTGTCTCACGGGTAGAGAATTTCACCGACAACGAATTTTGGTCCATACTCGACGACGAAACAGTCAGCCGTAAAACAGCCAAACGCATCATATTCTGCTCCGGTAAAGTGTCCTACGATCTGACCTCGCACCGTCAGGAACACAAGATCAAGGACACAGCCATCATTCGTATCGAACAACTCTATCCACTCAACACGGATCTACTCGAGCGAATCGCCGCCAATTATCCTAAAGCAAAGAGCTTCGTTTGGTGCCAGGAAGAGCCGAAGAACATGGGAGCCTGGAGCTTCATTGCACCTCGACTGATGGAAAGCATCGGCCAGCTGCCGATCTACGCAGGCCGTAAGGAGTCCGCCAGCCCCGCCGTCGGCTCACTGGCGATGCACCGTCACGAACAAAAGAAACTCATCGAGAAAGCCTTCTCACTTTAA
- the lpdA gene encoding dihydrolipoyl dehydrogenase → MSSENTFDLIVIGSGPGGYVAAIRGAQLGLKTAIIEKDKTLGGTCLNVGCIPSKALLHSTEMYHFAGHGAAEHGIDLTNLSISIEQLMAKKDKTVAQLCNGVQFLMKSNKIKVFNGFGMLAGENKVRVKGAKDETELSGKHILIATGSSTIELPFLKFDGETVVSSDQAIAFDKVPEKLAVVGAGAIGLELGSVWARLGAQVEVIEFLPTIAPTFDKDVSKMAERLFKKQGLNFNLNTKVTGLKKSKGKQFLTAEKDGKAIEFEADKVLVAVGRQPYTERLGLETLGIETDEKGRIPVGEHFKTSADGIYAIGDVITGPMLAHKAEEEAVACVERIAGQAGHVNYDVIPNVIYTEPELASVGLTEAAAKEKGVEFKSGKFNFAGNGRAIASDGTDGFVKVTACKKTDRILGVQIIGKGASELIAAAVTHMEYGGSAEDLGRTIHAHPTMSEALKEAGLAVGGNAIHSA, encoded by the coding sequence ATGTCCTCAGAAAATACATTCGATTTGATCGTTATCGGTTCCGGCCCCGGCGGCTATGTCGCTGCAATTCGCGGCGCACAGCTCGGCCTCAAAACTGCGATCATTGAAAAAGATAAGACGCTTGGCGGCACCTGCCTGAATGTAGGCTGCATCCCTAGCAAGGCCCTGCTCCACTCGACCGAAATGTATCACTTCGCAGGACATGGCGCAGCAGAGCATGGAATCGACCTGACGAATCTCTCGATCAGCATCGAGCAGTTGATGGCGAAGAAAGACAAGACAGTCGCCCAATTGTGCAATGGCGTGCAGTTCTTGATGAAGTCCAACAAAATCAAAGTGTTTAACGGCTTCGGCATGTTGGCGGGCGAAAATAAAGTGCGTGTGAAGGGCGCCAAAGATGAGACCGAGCTAAGCGGCAAGCACATCCTGATCGCAACTGGTTCTTCCACGATTGAGCTGCCCTTCTTGAAGTTTGATGGCGAGACCGTAGTCAGCAGCGACCAAGCGATTGCATTCGACAAGGTGCCTGAAAAACTGGCAGTCGTCGGCGCCGGCGCCATCGGCCTGGAACTAGGCTCTGTGTGGGCACGCCTCGGCGCGCAAGTGGAAGTGATCGAGTTTTTGCCGACCATCGCGCCCACCTTCGACAAGGACGTTTCCAAAATGGCCGAACGCCTGTTCAAGAAGCAAGGCCTGAACTTCAATTTAAACACCAAGGTCACCGGCCTCAAGAAATCCAAGGGCAAGCAATTCCTGACCGCTGAAAAGGACGGCAAAGCGATTGAATTCGAAGCGGACAAAGTCCTGGTCGCCGTCGGTCGCCAACCCTACACAGAGCGCCTCGGACTCGAAACTCTCGGCATCGAAACCGATGAGAAAGGTCGCATTCCTGTCGGTGAACACTTCAAGACCTCGGCCGACGGCATTTATGCCATTGGCGACGTCATCACAGGGCCAATGCTTGCACACAAAGCCGAAGAAGAAGCGGTGGCATGCGTCGAGCGTATTGCAGGACAAGCAGGACACGTCAATTACGACGTCATCCCCAATGTCATCTACACCGAACCTGAGCTCGCGAGTGTCGGCCTAACAGAAGCGGCAGCCAAAGAGAAAGGCGTAGAGTTCAAATCCGGTAAGTTCAACTTCGCCGGCAACGGTCGAGCCATCGCCAGCGACGGCACCGACGGCTTCGTGAAAGTAACTGCTTGCAAGAAGACAGATCGCATTCTGGGCGTGCAAATTATTGGTAAAGGTGCCTCTGAACTGATCGCCGCCGCAGTCACCCACATGGAATACGGCGGCAGCGCCGAAGATCTAGGCCGCACAATTCACGCCCACCCCACCATGAGTGAAGCGCTGAAAGAAGCTGGTCTCGCAGTAGGTGGCAACGCAATCCACAGTGCGTAA
- a CDS encoding sulfatase-like hydrolase/transferase, with translation MHKSLSLILLSLLPLTGHICAQASKPSQPNVIFILADDQRFDSLGVTGNTVTDTANLDRLAGEGVLFRNAFVTSPICGPSRANLFTSQWERRNRIGFSSVSGNKIPQELFENSFLMQFKQAGYSTAFIGKHHTKIVDRGNTPLRENVDFCYFGEGHLGFYPGDHDKTFRNLKNKSQIEGLFEAFQAYIKPGSEYDYFYENADASVKDSLQQREADKPFCAWINFNLPHQASLGGMGSRPEDPDFYRSLYRQNQFEVPAGYPNNLTLPENVITREEQPGYYKFSEQSLRTSLLLTARGVYGIDQFVGDLRNLLAELDLAENTIIVFFSDNGLMYGEHGLGGRPCSTRNPCMCHSLFIHPSWMKVSAAVNVPSL, from the coding sequence ATGCATAAATCATTGTCACTTATTCTATTGAGCTTGTTGCCCCTGACTGGCCACATTTGCGCTCAAGCAAGCAAGCCCAGCCAACCCAATGTCATTTTCATACTGGCCGACGACCAACGCTTTGATTCGCTTGGAGTGACGGGCAACACGGTGACAGACACGGCGAACTTGGATCGCCTGGCGGGGGAGGGTGTGTTGTTTCGCAACGCCTTTGTGACGAGTCCCATTTGTGGCCCCAGTCGCGCCAATCTATTTACTTCACAATGGGAACGTCGCAATCGTATCGGCTTCAGCAGTGTATCCGGAAACAAGATACCTCAGGAACTCTTTGAAAATAGCTTCCTGATGCAGTTTAAACAGGCAGGCTATTCGACTGCCTTTATCGGCAAGCACCATACCAAGATTGTCGATCGGGGAAATACGCCTCTGCGCGAGAATGTTGACTTCTGCTATTTCGGGGAAGGGCACTTGGGCTTTTATCCCGGGGATCACGATAAGACATTTCGGAACTTAAAAAACAAGTCGCAGATCGAAGGACTCTTTGAGGCCTTTCAAGCCTACATCAAGCCCGGTTCGGAATACGATTATTTTTATGAGAATGCGGATGCCTCAGTTAAGGATTCGCTTCAGCAACGCGAGGCCGACAAGCCGTTTTGCGCTTGGATCAATTTCAACTTGCCGCACCAAGCCAGTCTGGGCGGCATGGGATCGCGCCCGGAGGATCCTGACTTTTACAGATCACTCTACCGTCAGAATCAATTTGAGGTGCCGGCAGGCTATCCCAATAATCTGACACTGCCTGAAAACGTGATCACACGCGAAGAGCAGCCGGGCTATTACAAATTTTCCGAGCAATCACTGCGCACTTCTTTGCTGCTGACTGCTCGTGGTGTGTATGGCATCGATCAGTTTGTCGGAGACTTGCGCAACTTGTTGGCCGAGCTGGATCTGGCTGAGAATACCATCATCGTATTCTTTTCTGACAACGGGCTCATGTATGGCGAGCACGGACTGGGGGGAAGACCATGCTCTACGAGGAATCCGTGCATGTGCCACTCATTGTTTATTCACCCTTCCTGGATGAAAGTCAGCGCGGCGGTGAACGTTCCGAGCTTGTGA